In Pantanalinema sp., the genomic window GACCGCTTCGCGCAAAGCACCCGCCATCCGGTTGAGCGAGTCCATGGCGTCCTGGACGATCTTGGCGCCTTCCTCGTCCGCCTGGCTGCGGCCCTCCTGGTAGCCCTCGGCGTAGCCCTGCTGGCGCAGGTCGGCGAGCATCGCCTCGCGCTTGGTCTCGATCTCGAGGATGACCCCGGCCGCCTGCGAGTGGGCCTCGTTGACCAGCTGCGCGGCCCGGACCTCGGCCTCCTGCACCGTGCGCGCCGCCTTGAGGCGGGCCTCGGCGAGGATCCCCTCGCGCTCGGCCAGCAGCGAATGGAGCGCAAGCTCGGAAGGGGGCTCGGCGAGCACGCGGCGGGCGTAGTTGTCCACCAGGCCCGCGAGCTGCTCCTCGGCCGTCGAAAGCTCGCGCCAGCGCGCGTCGCTCACCGAGTGAGCGGCGAGCTCGGCGTAAGCGGCCTCCACCTGCTTTTCGACGTAGGGGGCGACGCTCGCGAGCGCCGAATCGAAGCGGGGCCCGCCGGGGAACGCATCCCGGATCGCCGCGACCGCCTCGTCCATTGCAGGCCCCGCGTCGGGCGTGCCGATCTCGGCGATGGCCTCCTGGGCTGCGTGGTCGGCGGCCTCGTGCGCGGCCTGCACCACCGCGTCACGCTCGACGTCGAAATCCCCGATCAGGTCGAGGGAAGGGGTTGCGGGCTCGTCACCGGCGTCCTCGAAGGGGATCGCCTCGGCGTAGGCCGTCTCGAGCGCCTCTTCCTCGGGCTGGGTCTCATGCCCCTCGGCGATCGGCTCCTCGCTCCAGGGCTCGGCCGTCTCGGGCTCGAGCGCCTCGGGTTCGGGCTGGTAGGCGGGAACGACGTGCTCGATGGCTTCCGGCTGCGGCGCAGGGGCGGTGGGCGCGAACTCTCCGGCCACGATCTGATCGCCGGCCACCACCGCGGTGCCGGTCTGGATCAGCTGGTTGGATTTGATGAGCGCCATGGTGAATATCCCCGGAAGAGGCCAGTTCCGGGGACATTGTACCCACGCAAGGCCGCTCTTAGAGGGCGTGCTCGATCTTTTGGACCAGATCCGTCACCGACAGGAACTCGTCGTCCTCCACCCGCAGCAGCATGACCCGGAGCCGCTCGGGGCGATCGCCCGTCAGGTCGATGGTCTCGTCGCCCTTCTGGGCGATCAGCTGATCCTTCTTGATGGGGAAGTGCACCCCCTCGACCGCGTCCATGAGCGTGGCGATCCCGACGTGCTGGGGGTTGTCGGCGTTGGTCTCCGGGTTGAGCCGGGCGGTGTCCATGCGGGACAGGTCGTCAGCCATTCCGGGCCTCCTTTCGCGAGCGCCCCTATCCTAGGCGTGCGCGAAAAGTGCCACAAGGCCTTCTTGCTAGAACCCCGCGAGCTGGTAGTCGAAGGAGAACTGGGTGAAGGGCTGTCCGGGACGCGGCGGGCGGAAGGTCACCCCGAGGCTCAGGCAGTTGACTGCGTAGCGCAGGCCGAACCACAGATCGCCCATCCCGAAGCTGTCGACGGCGAAGGGCTTGTCGTAGTTGCGCGCCCACCAGGCCCCGCTCCCGAGGCTCCAGGGACCGTAGATGTTCAGGTTGGATCCCACGACGACGCGATCGACCGCCGTGGCGCCGTCGTGCAGGAAGGGGGTGCCTCCCCCCGTCTTGTAGACCGGCTGCGTTTCCAGGTTGAAGTTGGTCGTGAACCAAGGCGCCCAGCGCTGGGCGTTGCCCATTCCGAGCGAGAGAACCGACTGGCTGCGATCGCCCGTGTAGTAGGCAGTGCTCGCCCCCCCGTAGAAGCCCGTGCTCCAGAACGCGTTGGGGTTCCAGCTCGGCAGCCCCAGCGAGAGACCGGCCGAGGTGACCCCCGATCCGGTCCCCGAGTTCTCCTCGAAGATGTAGCCGGCACGAACCGACGGCCCCAGGGTCACCGGGCCCAGCGACACGGCGGGCCAGGTGGTGGTCAGCTCCGGCAGGCGATGGACCGGGAAGCCGCCCGGGTCCACCTGGTACTGCTCGTCGTTGCGGCGGCCCACGTCGACCCGGTAGCCCACGTTCATGATCGAGCGGGCCCCGCCCCAGTCCTTGGTGAAGGAGAGGTTGGCGTGCGGCCCCTGACGCCCCTTATCAGGCGTCAGCCATGGAAAGTACTGCGTGTAGTTGGCGTCGAAGCGGCCGTGAGCCTCCGCGGGCGCGGGGAAGTCCTGGATCACCCCGGCCGAGACGCCACGCGACGACATGACCCGGACGGGGACGGCCCCCGGCATGTCCGGCCCCAGCTGGTAGGGGGTCCGCGAATCGACGAAGATGCCCTGCGCGTCGTTGAAGCCCACGTTGGCGTCGATCCTGGTGTCCTGGAGACCGACGCTGAAGCGCTGGGCCGCCTGGCCGATAGTGGCGACGAAGTAAGGGATCACCATGACCGGCACGCCGCCGACCACCGCCTTCACCCAGCGACCGCTGAGGTTCCAGGTCTTGCGCTTGGGATACCAGTCCAGGCGATCGCCCGCGAACCAGTAGCCCGGATCCTCCTGCGCGCAGGGCGACACCCTCACGTCCTCGGAATAGGCGAGGTCCGGGGTGAAGTGGAGGCGCCGGCCGCCGAACCAGGCCTGGCGCTCGATGGTCGCTTGCCAGTCGTCGGCGTCGATCGTGCGCGTCGCCAGGTCGAAGCGGATGCGCTCGGCCTTGAGGTGGTGGATCCCCTGCGAGAGGCGAACGCTGCCGCTCGCCTCGCCGCGCATGGTCACCCGGTCGAAGTGGATGCCGTCGGCGGTGAGGGTGATGCCGTCGTAGACGGCGCGCACCTTGCCGGTGGCCGTCACGTAGCCGGCCTCGTCGTCGACGGCCTCGACGCGCTCGGCCTCGAGGGTCACGAGCAGGGCCTCCGGGTCGGCGCTCGGCGTGGCGGCCGCGACGAACGCGATCTCTTCCAGCGGCTCGGTCGGCGCGACGGGCACGGCGGCAGGCGCCTCGGAAGCGGGGTTCTTCGGGCAGCTCTCGCACGCCCAGGCACCAGGCGCCGTCGCCACCGAGAGGGCCAGCGCGAAGCCAACGGCAAGCCGCCTCACAGGGCCACCCTCCGGCGCCGCACCTGGCGCTTGGCGCGGCGCTCGAAGAACTCGGCCAGCGGCTTCACGTAGGTCTGGTCGGTCCTGAGCACCAGCTCGTCGATGCCGAGCGAGCGAAACAGCGCCGAGCGGTTGTCCGCGAGGTCCTTGGCCCGGCGGGCGTAGTCGGCGCGCACGCGCGCGCTGCCCGTGTCCACCAGCATGGTCTCGAGCGTCTCGGGATCGGCGACCTCCATCAGGCCCACGTCCGGCAGCTCCAGCTCGCGCGGGTCCACCAGGGTCACGGCGATGACGTCGTGCTTGGCCAAGAGGCCCTTGAGCGGCCCCTCCACGTCCAGGTCGATGAAGTCCGACAGCACGAAGACGACGGCCCTGCCGGTCAGCACCTTCTGGAAGTAGGCGAGGCTCTCGGCGTAGCGGGTCCTCACCCCCTGGGGGCGGTAGACCAGCATGTCCCGGATCATGCGAAGGACGTGCGCCCGGCCGCGCCGGGGGGGCACGAAGCGCTCGGGCCCGTCGCTGAACAGGAAGAGCCCCACCCGGTCGTGGTTCTGCATGGCCGAAAGGGCGATCGCCGCGGCGAACTCGGTGGCGAGCTCCCGCTTGAGGCGGCCCTTGGAGCCGAAGGAGAGCGAGGCCGACAGGTCCACCGCGAGCATGATGGTCAGCTCGCGCTCCTCGACGAACTTCTTGACGAAGAGGCGATCCATGCGGGCCGTGACGTTCCAGTCGATGAGGCGGACGTCGTCGCCCTCCTGGTACTCGCGCACCTCGTCGAAGTCGATGCCGCGTCCCTTGAAGACCGAATGGTACTCGCCGCCGAAGATGTTCGAGACCAGGCGGGTGGTCTTGATCTCCAGGCGACGGATCCGGCGGGAAAGCTCGGGCTGCTCGGCCATGGGGGGCTAGGGCACCTTGATGCCGGCGAGGATCTTGCGGACCACGTCCTCGACCGAGACCTCCTCGGCCTCGGCCTCGTACGACAGCAGGACGCGGTGGCGCAGCACGTCGGGGGCCATGGCCTTGACGTCCTCGGGCATGACGTAGGCGCGCTTCTTGAGGAAGGCGTGGGCCTTGGCCGCGAGCGTCAGGTAGATGCTCGCGCGCGGGCTCGCCCCGAAGGCGATCAGGGAGGAGAGAGCCTCCAGGCCGTAGTCCTTGGGGGTGCGGGTGGCGTAGACGATGTCCACCACGTAGCGCTTGATCTTGTCCGAGACGTGGATGGCGCTGATGATCTCGCGCGCCTGGCGGATCAGCTCGGGGGTGCCGATGCGGCTGAGCTCCACCGGCTGCGGGTTGGTCATGCGCTCGACGATCTCGAGCTCCTCGGCCTTGGTCGGATACCCCACCTTGACCTTGAACATGAAGCGATCGAGCTGCGCCTCGGGCAGGGGATAGGTGCCCTCGTTCTCGATGGGGTTCTGGGTGGCGAGCACCAGGAAGGGATCGGGCAGGGGCATGGTCTCGCCGCCGATGGTGACCTGGCGCTCGGCCATGGCCTCCAGGAGCGCGCTCTGGACCTTGGCGGGCGCGCGGTTGATCTCGTCGGCAAGCAGCAAGTTGGCGAAGATCGGGCCCTGCTTGGTCTGGAAGCGGCCCTTCTTGGCGTCGAAGATCGAGGTGCCCAGAAGGTCCGCGGGCAAGAGGTCCGGCGTGAACTGGATGCGGGCGAAGTCCGCCTGCATGACCTTGGCGATGGTGTTGATCGAGAGGGTCTTGGCGAGGCCCGGCACCCCCTCGAGCAGGATGTGGCCGTCCGCCAAGAGGGCGATCATCAGGCGCTCGAGCAGGGTATGCTGGCCCACGATGACGCGCTTGACCTCGGTGAGGATCTCCGCGAACTGGTCCGCGACCACGCGCACCCGCTCATTGGCTTCCAGGATCGTGTTGTCGATCATCCCTCGCCCAGAACCTCTCGCTGATAGCTCGATCGTCCCTTCGCCACCAAACGACGAAGCCAGGCCAATTCTAGCCTAACGGGCATGGTTCCTCAAGCGAGCGGCGCAAAGGCGCTAGCCCCCGAGCGGGGTCTCCAGGCACGCCCGGATGGCGCCCTCGGCCAGAGCGATGTCGGCGATACCCGCCAGGTGACCGCGCTTGGGGGGCAGGGGCGCGACCGCGTAGTCCGCCCCGGCGGCCTCGAGAGCCTGCACCACGGGCAGGTGATAGCTCGGCAGGTGCACCAGCTCGTCGCCCTCGCCGGGGATGAGCAGCACCCGCGCCTTGACCCGCTCGAACGCGGCGGCCAGCGAGCCGTGGCCCGAGGAGAGGTCCCAGCGCATGTTGGCGCGCAGCATGGCGATCCAGGCGTTGGCGTCGTACAGGGCCGCACGCTTGCGCGCCTCGGCGTCGAGCCATGCCTCGATCGCCCACTCGGCGGTCCGATCCCGGCGCGGATCGCACTCGGGGTCGGCGAAGGCGCGGCCGAAAGTCTCGAGGAGCATCTCGCGCCCGCTGGAGAGCAGCGTCATGAGCTTGATCGAGGTGGCCAGGCCGTCGATGGGCGGGTTGTCGGGCGCGTAGCGGCCGTCCTCGAAGCGCGGGTCGAGCCGGACGGCGTCCATCATCACCCGGTAGAGGCCGATCTCGCGGGGCTGGAACTCGGCCAGGCCGATGGCCGCGATCACGCGGTCGACCTCGGTCGGGTGCGAGACGGCCCACTCGAGCGCCTGCATGGCTCCGAGCGAGGGGCCCGCCACGGCCGCGAGCCGGTGGATGCCGAGCTGCCTGAGGACGTGGCGCTGGGCGCTGACCGCGTCGGCCATGGCGAGGGGCGGGAAGGCCGGGCCATAGGGCTTGCCGGTCGAAGGGTCGAGGCTCGCCGCGCTGGTGGTCACCCCGTGCGGGGCGTCGGTGCGGACGCAGCCGAGCGCGTCGATGGAGACGACGAAGTAACGCTCGGTGTCGATGGCCTTGCCGGGGCCGATCACCGGGTCCCACCAGCCGAGCTCGCTGTCGGCCGCGTCGTAGCGGCCCGCCGCGTGCGAGTGGCCCGAGAAGAAGTGACAGATGAGCACGGCGTTGTCGCGCGCCGCGTTGAGGCGGCCGTAGGTCTCGAAGCCCACCGAGACCTCGCGCAGGCGCTCGCCGCAAGCGAGCGTCAGCTCGGGGATGGTGGCGACCTGCTTGGTGGTCAGCAGGGGGGCGGGTTTCAGGGGTGCTTCGGGCATCGCAGCTCTCCAGAGAGGTGGCGCAAAAGACCCCCTCAAGGTAGCAATGGCCCGTTACGCACGGGTTACAAGGCCCTGTAACGGGGGTGTAACGAGGGGGAGCTATGAACGATCAAGATCCCCCCACCCCCGACCCCGCCCCACCGGGGGGCGGGGAGTCCGACAACAGGAGAAGGCCCATGCTCGACACGACCGCCCGCGCCTCCGACGCCCTCGCCAACGCCCTCCCCAACTTCCGGCTGACCGACAAGGTCGCCGTCGTCACCGGCGCAGGCTCCGGCCTCGGCAAGGCGATCGCCCTCGGCTTCGCCGCCTCGGGCGCCAAGGTCGTCCTGACCGAGCTGCCCGGCCGCATGGCCCTCGCCGAGGAGACGATCAGCGAGATCGAAGGCTTCGAGGGCGAGGCGCTCGCCGTCGCCCTCGACATCACCTCGACCGAGTCGATCGAGGCGGTGTTCGAGGCCGCCGTGGGCCGCTTCGGCGGCATCGACGTGCTGGTGAACAACGCCGGGATCAACATCCCCAAGCCCGCCCTCGAGGTCACCGAGGAGGACTGGGACAAGGTGCTGGACATCAACCTCAAGGGCACCTTCTTCGCCTGCCAGGCCGCGGGCCGCCGCATGGTCGCGCAGGGCCGCGGCGGGCGGATCGTCAACATCACCTCCCAGAACGGGGTGGTCGGCTACTACAAGCGCGCCGCCTACTGCTCGAGCAAGGCGGGCGTGGTCAACCTGACCCGCGTGCTCGCCATCGAGTGGGCCGAGCACGGCATCAACGTCAACTCCGTCGGCCCCACCTTCGTTGAGACCCCGCTGACGGCCGTGACCTTCGCCGATCCGGGCTTCCGGGAGGACATCCTGCGCCGCCTGCCCGTCGGCCGCCTGGGCACCCCCGAGGAGATCGTCGGCGCCGTGGTCTACCTGGCCTCGCCGGCTTCGAGCCTCGTCACGGGCCAGACCCTCCTGGTGGACGGCGGCTGGACCGCGCTCTAGCAAGCGAACGCAAGAGGGGCCCGGCGGATGACCGCCGGGCCTTTCTGTTCGCTCGGGTCTAAGCATGTCTTGCCGGAATCGAACGTCTGCCTGGGTCCTCCCCGCCCCACCGGGGGGGCGGGGAATCAAGCGAACGCTTCGTTTCACATCGATCTGCTCAGACCGGGAGCTTGGGCGCCTTCTGCCTGGGGAACTCGCCCGTCAGCGCGTTCAGGAAGGCCACGATGTCCTTGGTCTGGGCGTCGGTGAGGGTGGCGTTGAGCTGGGACTTGGCCATCACGCGCACCGCCTCGTCGAGGGTCTTGACCGAGCCGTTGTGGAAGTAGGGCGCGGTCCTGGCCACGTTGCGCCAGGTGGGCACCCGCCACACGTGGCGGTCCGCCTCGGCGCGGGTCACCTCGTAGCGGCCCGGGTCCTTCTTGAGCTGGTACCTGGCGTCGTAGGCGCTCGCGACGCTCGGGAAGCGCTGGTAGAAGCCGGTCCCCTCGGGCAGGGGGGGCCCCGAGAAGTTGGGGCCGCTGTGGCAGCTGACGCAGCCCAGCTGCTGGACCAGGCCCATGCCGCGCCTGGCGGCGCTCGAGAGGGCCGACGCGTCGCCCTTCACGTAGCGATCGAAGGGGCTGTTGGGGGTGACGAGGGTGCGCTCGTAGGCCGCGATCGCCCCGGCCGCGTTGTCGATGTTGAGCCCGTTCTTGCCGTAGACCGCCTCGAACTGCTTGACGTAGCCGGGGATGAGCGACAGGCGCTTGACCACCGCGGCGTGATCGGGGTTGCCCATCTCGACCGGGTTGACCATGGGCCCCTTGGCCTGCTCCTCGAGGCTCGCGGCGCGGCCGTCCCAGAACTGGACCGAGAGGTGGGCGGCGTTCCAGACGGTGGGCGCCGAGCGGCCGCCGGTCTTGCCGTGGACGCCGAGCGAGGTGGCGCGGTTGTCGTCGCCGCCCTTCATGACGTCGTGGCAGGAGTTGCACGAGACCGCCCCCGTGCTGGAGAGCCTGGGGTCGAAGTAGAGCTGGCGGCCCAGCTCGACCTTGGCCGCGGTCATGGGGTTGGAGCTGGGCACGGGCGGCTTCTCGGGCAGGATGAAGGCCTTCCACTGGGCGCGGGCCTCGGCCGGGACCGCGGCCGAGGCCGCGCCCCCCAGGGCGGCGAAGGTGGCGATCGCCGCCAGGGCTCCGATCGACAGACGTGTTGCGCGCATGGGGCTCCCTTTCATCATCGATTTAGAATCATTCTAATCCATTAATACAAGCAAGCGGCGAGGGGAGTCAAGCCCCCCTCGCCGCGCCGGGTGCCGGTCCTGGAGTCTAGAGGACCAGCCCCCCGTCCACGCTCAGGACGTGGCCGTTGATGAAGTCCGAGTCGTCCGAGGCCAGGAAGAGGAAGGCCTTGGCGATGTCCGAGGGCTGCCCCAGGCGGCCGACGGGGGTCTTGTCCTTCATGGCGCTGAGCACCTTCTCGGGCATGGCCTGGGTCATCTCGGTGGCGATGAAGCCGGGGGCCACGGCGTTGGCGGTGATGCCCTTGCGGCCGAGCTCCTTGGCCCAGGTCTTGGTCATGCCGATGACGGCCGACTTGGTGGCGGCGTAGTTGGTCTGGCCGAAGTTGCCGAAGAGGCCGACCACGCTCGTGGTGGTGATGATCTTGCCCTTGCCCTGGGCGAGCATGTGGGGCAGCACCGCCTGGGTGCAGTTGAAGACGCCCTTGAGGTTGACGTCGATCACCCGGTCGAACTGATCCTCGGTCATCTTGGCCAGGGTCGCGTCCATGGTGATGCCCGCGTTGTTGATGAGCACGTCGATTCGGCCCCAGTCGGCCACGACCCGATCGGCCAGGGCGACGAGCTCCGAGCGCTTGGTCACGTCGACGCTCAGGCCCATGGCCTTGCCGCCCGCCGCCTCGATGGCGGCGACCGTGGCGGCCACGCCCTCGGCGTCGCGATCGCATACCACGACCCGGGCGCCCTCGCTTGCGAGGGTGAGGGCGCTCTGGCGGCCGATGCCGCGACCCGCGCCGGTGATGATGATGACCTTGTCCTGAACGCGCATGGTTTTACCTCTGAATGCCTAGTTGGAGCGGGCCGAAAGCCAGGCGTTGAGCCCGGGGAAGAACTTCTGCTTGGCGCTGCGCCCGGCGACCAGCCCCACGTGGCCGGCCTTGATGGCCAGCTGCTCGGCGTCCTCGCTCGAGATGTGAGCCAAGAGCGGGGTGGACTGGCAGACCTGCACGATGTGGTCCAGGTTCGCGACCACGCTCAGCACCGAGCAGCGGATGTTCGAGAGGTCGACCTTTCGGCCGCCCAGGCGCATCTCGCCCTTGATGAGCTTGTTCTGCTGGTAGAGATCCTTGATCCACTGGCGGAAGGCCTCGCCCGCGAACGGGATGCCGTCGTTGATCCAGTGGTTCATCACCAGCCAGCCCTGCACGAACTGCTCGTCGTCGAGCCGGTCCATGAGCGTGGCGTAGGGGCTCATGTAGTTCTGGATCGGCTTGAGCAGCTTGGATCCGAACTCGATGAAGTCGGCGGGCACCAGCTTGTAGGCGTCCACCACCCGGTCCACGTCGTAGTGCTTGGGGTCGAGCCAGGCGGAGAAGAGGCCCGCCTCCGAGAAGTCGACGGGGGTCGCCATCAGCACCAGGTTGCGCAGGGGCGCCTCGGGGTGCAGGGCCGCGTACATGGTCGCCATGGTGCCGCCCATGCAGTAGCCGATCAGGCTGAAGTCCTTGGCGCCCGAGTGCTTGAGCACCTGCTTGACCGCGCGCGGGATGTAGTCGAGCACGTAGTCGTCGAACTTGAGGCCCGCGTCCTCCTCGCCGGGGGTGCCCCAGTCGAGCAAAAAGACGTCGTACCCCTGTTCGACCAGGAACTCGACCATGCTGTTGCCCGGCGCGAGATCGAGGATGTAGGGGCGGTTGATCAGGGCGTAGACGAACAGGATCGGAGTCGCGTGCTTGCGATCGCCCTTGGCGTGGTAGCGGTACAGCTTGGCCTTGTTCTTGGTCCAGACCACGTCCTTGGGGGTCTGCCCCACCATGGGCGCCAGCGGGCGCTTGGCGTAGGCCATGGCGGCCTCGGTCCGCTTCAGGGCGCGCTCGAAGTCGACCCGGGCCTGGTCCATCGATTCGGTGTGGCTGCTCATGCGAATCCTCTCGTGTGACGACATGACACCCCCTCGCCTTGCGGCGAGGGGGAGCGGAAGAAAGCTAGCGCTCGACGAAGGAGACGCCGCCGGGGATCCAGCGCATGGTGTCGCGCACGCCGCCCTCGACCACGCGGTTGAAGGCGTCATGGTTGGCCTTGGCCTGCGAGAGCAGGGTCTCGGTGAGCTTCTGGCCCTCCATGCGGCTCGAGCGAGCCTGCTCCAGCCAGGCGCTGGCGAGGGCGTCGGCCTGCTCCTGGGCCCAGAACATGGTCTGGATGCCGGTGCGGGCCATGCCCCAGAACTCGCCGGTCAGCGAGGAGGCGTCGAAGAGGGGGCGCTCGGTGGTGGCGTTCATATCTGGTTCTCCTTTGAGGGGGGCGTGTTAGCGGGAGCGACGGGACTTGGTCGAGGCGGCGGGGGGCGCGACAGGGGTCGCAGCGACTGGAATCGAGGCGACGGCCGCGACGGGGGCCGCGGCGAGGGCCGTGAGACCGTACAGGATCTGGTCGAGCTTCCGCTCGACGGCGTCGAAGCGATCGTCCAGGGCCTCGATCTTGGCCTCGAGGGCGACGACCTGGGCGGCGAGGGCCGCGTGGTCCGACTTGGTGGGCACCCGCATGCTTTGCAGGTACTTCTCCATCCCCTCGCGCATGGCGGCCTGCGAGGAGAGCGCCTGCTCGCGGGTGTCCCCCAGCGCCGAGGCGAAGGCCTCGCTGTTGAGGGTCTCGTGCATGGTCGGGGTCCAGGCCTGCTCGAACTGGTCGAACATCTGCTTCCAGGCGGCGAAGGGGTCGGTCTGGGACGAGGCGGACGACATGGCGGCTTTCCTCCTGCGGCGGTTCACTTGCTGCGAGAAGACTACCGCCCCGACGTTACAGGGTGGTTACAAGGCTTCGTTACAAGCGCAACAGGGAAGAGAAGCCGGAGGCTCAGCGGGAGCGCAGGGCGCCCGCGACCCACGCGTGGGCCTCGGGGGCAATCACCAGGTCCATGTGGTTGAGGTGCAGGAGGTCCTTGGCGACCAGGCGCGCGCCGGCGCGGGTCATGTCGTCGGTGGCCGTGGCGCTCTTGACGAAGACCACCCCGTCCGAGGGGCCGGTGTGCTCGTTGTGGATCCCCGCAAGGTCCGCGCGGTTGCCCGCGAGCACCGCGAGCTCGACGCTCGGATCCAAGGGGTAGCGGCGCAGCGTCTCGATGAAGTTGCCGCCGTCGGCGATCGCCTGGTCGATGCCGGGCGAGCGGCTCAGGAAGCCCTGCCCGCCGTTGTAGGTGGTGTACCAGTCCACCTCGGTCTGGGGAAGGGGGTACTCGTGGTCCCAGCGCGCGAGCATCTGGGCCTGGCCGGGGAAGTAATCGCCGTACTTCTTGAACATGGTCTGGGCCGAGGTGTCGGCCCAGACGCCCAGCACCAGCATCCCCGTCCAGGACATGGGGGCGTTGAGGCGCGAGTCGCTCTTCTCGGGGTACAGCCCGTAGTTGATGATCGGGTGGCGGAAGGTGGTGTCCAGGCCCAGGTGCGGCCCGGCGATGAGCACCAGGCGGCGGATGTCGCGCTTGTAGGCGGTCATCCAGGGATAGCGGACGTCCGAGGCCAGGACGCGGGCGGCGACGGTGCCCTTGCTGTGGGCGACCACGTCCACTTCCTTGGCTCCGGTCACCTGCTTGATCCGGGAGATCGCCCAGGCGATCTGCTCGGCCTGGAGGACGTTGTCCCCCTGGCGGTTGGCGAAGGTGACGGCGAAGACGCCGAGGCCCTGGTCGGCGAGGGTCTGGGCGAGCCCCTTCTGGTCGTGCGGCTTGATCCAGGAGCTGGTGGCGTCGAGGATGGTCCCGTGGACCAGCAGGACCGGGGTGCCCTTGGCCTGCTCCCAGCCCTTGTAGTAGTGAAGCAGCACGTCGGTCGAAGGCGGGGCGTCGGTGCCGAAGGCCTTCACGATGTCCGCGTCGGTATGGCGGCCGTTGGGGCGCAGCTTCTCCTTGGGGAAGTCGGCGACGGTGCTCGACAGGCGCTCGATCTTCTGCCACTCGCGGCCCGAGACGGTGCCCGCCAAGCGGTAGCGCGCGCTCGCGGCGGACTCCGCCTGAACGGTATCGCTTGTTCGATCCGGAACCCTGCCCATCGTGCTCCAATCCCATGCGCCGCAACCCGAGACAAGAGCGGCCATGAGGAGCATGGTGAGCCGGGGGGGACGCGCACGCATCGGCGGAAACTCCAGACGCTCGG contains:
- a CDS encoding AAA family ATPase, with translation MIDNTILEANERVRVVADQFAEILTEVKRVIVGQHTLLERLMIALLADGHILLEGVPGLAKTLSINTIAKVMQADFARIQFTPDLLPADLLGTSIFDAKKGRFQTKQGPIFANLLLADEINRAPAKVQSALLEAMAERQVTIGGETMPLPDPFLVLATQNPIENEGTYPLPEAQLDRFMFKVKVGYPTKAEELEIVERMTNPQPVELSRIGTPELIRQAREIISAIHVSDKIKRYVVDIVYATRTPKDYGLEALSSLIAFGASPRASIYLTLAAKAHAFLKKRAYVMPEDVKAMAPDVLRHRVLLSYEAEAEEVSVEDVVRKILAGIKVP
- a CDS encoding FliH/SctL family protein — translated: MALIKSNQLIQTGTAVVAGDQIVAGEFAPTAPAPQPEAIEHVVPAYQPEPEALEPETAEPWSEEPIAEGHETQPEEEALETAYAEAIPFEDAGDEPATPSLDLIGDFDVERDAVVQAAHEAADHAAQEAIAEIGTPDAGPAMDEAVAAIRDAFPGGPRFDSALASVAPYVEKQVEAAYAELAAHSVSDARWRELSTAEEQLAGLVDNYARRVLAEPPSELALHSLLAEREGILAEARLKAARTVQEAEVRAAQLVNEAHSQAAGVILEIETKREAMLADLRQQGYAEGYQEGRSQADEEGAKIVQDAMDSLNRMAGALREAVKQNEEKLLKLAIGIAEKVLMDEIAVRPDTVLKTLDEAISKVSDLEEVTIKVNPEDMALVTEHEETFRDRLKNVRKVEFQSSPKIQRGGVLIDTSSGSVDAQIKTQLSVIMEAFDAVRREYAEEPLDMTGG
- a CDS encoding DUF58 domain-containing protein, with protein sequence MAEQPELSRRIRRLEIKTTRLVSNIFGGEYHSVFKGRGIDFDEVREYQEGDDVRLIDWNVTARMDRLFVKKFVEERELTIMLAVDLSASLSFGSKGRLKRELATEFAAAIALSAMQNHDRVGLFLFSDGPERFVPPRRGRAHVLRMIRDMLVYRPQGVRTRYAESLAYFQKVLTGRAVVFVLSDFIDLDVEGPLKGLLAKHDVIAVTLVDPRELELPDVGLMEVADPETLETMLVDTGSARVRADYARRAKDLADNRSALFRSLGIDELVLRTDQTYVKPLAEFFERRAKRQVRRRRVAL
- a CDS encoding glucose 1-dehydrogenase; translated protein: MLDTTARASDALANALPNFRLTDKVAVVTGAGSGLGKAIALGFAASGAKVVLTELPGRMALAEETISEIEGFEGEALAVALDITSTESIEAVFEAAVGRFGGIDVLVNNAGINIPKPALEVTEEDWDKVLDINLKGTFFACQAAGRRMVAQGRGGRIVNITSQNGVVGYYKRAAYCSSKAGVVNLTRVLAIEWAEHGINVNSVGPTFVETPLTAVTFADPGFREDILRRLPVGRLGTPEEIVGAVVYLASPASSLVTGQTLLVDGGWTAL
- the phaC gene encoding class III poly(R)-hydroxyalkanoic acid synthase subunit PhaC — encoded protein: MSSHTESMDQARVDFERALKRTEAAMAYAKRPLAPMVGQTPKDVVWTKNKAKLYRYHAKGDRKHATPILFVYALINRPYILDLAPGNSMVEFLVEQGYDVFLLDWGTPGEEDAGLKFDDYVLDYIPRAVKQVLKHSGAKDFSLIGYCMGGTMATMYAALHPEAPLRNLVLMATPVDFSEAGLFSAWLDPKHYDVDRVVDAYKLVPADFIEFGSKLLKPIQNYMSPYATLMDRLDDEQFVQGWLVMNHWINDGIPFAGEAFRQWIKDLYQQNKLIKGEMRLGGRKVDLSNIRCSVLSVVANLDHIVQVCQSTPLLAHISSEDAEQLAIKAGHVGLVAGRSAKQKFFPGLNAWLSARSN
- a CDS encoding cytochrome c peroxidase, whose protein sequence is MRATRLSIGALAAIATFAALGGAASAAVPAEARAQWKAFILPEKPPVPSSNPMTAAKVELGRQLYFDPRLSSTGAVSCNSCHDVMKGGDDNRATSLGVHGKTGGRSAPTVWNAAHLSVQFWDGRAASLEEQAKGPMVNPVEMGNPDHAAVVKRLSLIPGYVKQFEAVYGKNGLNIDNAAGAIAAYERTLVTPNSPFDRYVKGDASALSSAARRGMGLVQQLGCVSCHSGPNFSGPPLPEGTGFYQRFPSVASAYDARYQLKKDPGRYEVTRAEADRHVWRVPTWRNVARTAPYFHNGSVKTLDEAVRVMAKSQLNATLTDAQTKDIVAFLNALTGEFPRQKAPKLPV
- the fabG gene encoding 3-oxoacyl-ACP reductase FabG; this translates as MRVQDKVIIITGAGRGIGRQSALTLASEGARVVVCDRDAEGVAATVAAIEAAGGKAMGLSVDVTKRSELVALADRVVADWGRIDVLINNAGITMDATLAKMTEDQFDRVIDVNLKGVFNCTQAVLPHMLAQGKGKIITTTSVVGLFGNFGQTNYAATKSAVIGMTKTWAKELGRKGITANAVAPGFIATEMTQAMPEKVLSAMKDKTPVGRLGQPSDIAKAFLFLASDDSDFINGHVLSVDGGLVL
- a CDS encoding homoserine O-acetyltransferase, translating into MPEAPLKPAPLLTTKQVATIPELTLACGERLREVSVGFETYGRLNAARDNAVLICHFFSGHSHAAGRYDAADSELGWWDPVIGPGKAIDTERYFVVSIDALGCVRTDAPHGVTTSAASLDPSTGKPYGPAFPPLAMADAVSAQRHVLRQLGIHRLAAVAGPSLGAMQALEWAVSHPTEVDRVIAAIGLAEFQPREIGLYRVMMDAVRLDPRFEDGRYAPDNPPIDGLATSIKLMTLLSSGREMLLETFGRAFADPECDPRRDRTAEWAIEAWLDAEARKRAALYDANAWIAMLRANMRWDLSSGHGSLAAAFERVKARVLLIPGEGDELVHLPSYHLPVVQALEAAGADYAVAPLPPKRGHLAGIADIALAEGAIRACLETPLGG